The Faecalibacter sp. LW9 genome has a segment encoding these proteins:
- a CDS encoding PD-(D/E)XK nuclease family protein: protein MSHFIEKVVQDLLSQKTNFLQTTLVLPGKRPMLFFRQEFQKQAHTLLLPKMSSIEDFMSEVAQLEVISGINLWFKAYQSYKKVVDKPDTFEDFIKWGPTILKDFDDIDSALVDPKKILDYLVSVERIEKWGKDEIFVNKNEVMQKHLLFWQIVTRFYFQLKEDLLALNQGYAGLVFRIAADQVDHLIENHQQNYVFAGFNALTEAEQKLIFTLEKNNIAQIYWDADQYYLDNPQQEAGAFMRRYKTKVKEWKWTFDEFSKEKNIHVTGVAKQVGQAKYISDIIAKMDEEEIKKTALILADESILPAILNSLPENINYLNISMGIPLKTVPLAQFFKSVFELQMNREKLGKGRAFYFKNVLQILENRTLSRFSSPASRELSHTIRTNNRIFNAEKTLKENLSDNIFSSLFFVPNSLTEFVHHLKEWTENLMNHPILNKGSDTKHLLLKEYLFYFKKVFVQLHENLTQVTDVKDYRTLFLLYNKIVQSESIAFIGEPLKGLQLMGLLETRLINFDNIIMTSANDEILPLGRQNNTFIPYDIRKEMGLNTFSENDAIYAYHFYRLMQRAKKVHLVYNTEADGMGSGEKSRFIAQMKFESSHQIHENFAAPSFKTQPLKDIVIEKTPQTMEKLWTWADYGISPSSLSTYLRDPLDFYEQRVFGIDEVEEAEEMVSAKTLGNIVHGTLEELYKPFLNQIMIAKDFDLIHKVKHQVLQKFFKEEYKDGHTDQGPNYLVYKIAERIVNGVLDKDKKTALASEFILLQLESKYEVPFQLTNGKMVKLRGIIDRIDQVDGQIRIIDYKTGYTKDVKIDSEKVNMVFEESDKAKELQLSFYAHLFYGNPSYSSREIELCIYPIKFPKKELLKLKWDKSTIINQSIIELTHGPLSNLIEEILNPSIPFQKREK from the coding sequence ATGTCGCATTTCATAGAAAAAGTAGTCCAAGATTTATTAAGCCAAAAAACCAATTTTCTTCAAACAACACTTGTATTACCGGGAAAACGTCCCATGTTATTCTTTCGTCAAGAATTTCAAAAACAAGCACATACCCTTCTATTACCAAAAATGAGCAGCATTGAAGATTTCATGAGTGAAGTGGCTCAATTGGAAGTGATTTCAGGAATAAATTTATGGTTCAAAGCCTATCAATCGTATAAGAAAGTGGTCGACAAACCCGATACTTTCGAAGACTTCATCAAATGGGGACCTACTATTTTAAAGGATTTCGACGACATCGATTCAGCTTTAGTTGATCCGAAGAAAATTTTAGATTATTTGGTATCCGTTGAACGAATTGAAAAATGGGGAAAAGATGAAATTTTTGTCAATAAGAACGAAGTCATGCAAAAACACTTATTGTTCTGGCAAATTGTAACACGATTTTATTTCCAATTAAAAGAAGATTTACTCGCTCTAAACCAAGGATATGCTGGATTAGTTTTTCGAATAGCTGCTGACCAAGTGGATCATTTGATTGAAAATCATCAACAAAACTATGTATTTGCTGGATTCAATGCGTTGACAGAAGCTGAACAAAAACTAATATTCACTTTAGAAAAAAATAATATTGCCCAAATTTATTGGGATGCCGATCAATACTATCTGGATAATCCGCAACAAGAAGCGGGTGCATTTATGCGTCGTTACAAAACAAAAGTTAAAGAATGGAAATGGACATTTGATGAATTTTCAAAAGAAAAAAACATTCATGTAACAGGTGTTGCAAAACAAGTGGGACAAGCCAAATACATTTCTGATATCATTGCAAAAATGGATGAAGAGGAGATTAAGAAAACGGCTCTAATCTTAGCCGATGAATCCATATTACCTGCCATATTAAACTCATTACCCGAAAATATCAACTATCTAAATATTTCGATGGGTATTCCCTTGAAAACTGTTCCGTTGGCTCAGTTCTTTAAATCGGTTTTCGAGTTACAAATGAATCGAGAAAAACTTGGAAAAGGTAGAGCTTTTTACTTTAAAAATGTTTTACAAATCTTAGAGAATCGTACATTATCGCGTTTTAGCTCACCAGCTTCTCGCGAATTATCACATACCATTCGTACCAATAACCGAATATTTAATGCCGAAAAAACATTAAAGGAAAATCTATCTGATAATATTTTCAGCTCTTTATTTTTTGTACCGAATTCCTTAACCGAATTTGTTCATCACTTAAAAGAATGGACCGAAAATTTAATGAATCATCCAATTCTAAATAAAGGCTCGGATACTAAGCATCTTTTACTCAAAGAATATTTATTCTATTTTAAAAAAGTCTTTGTGCAATTGCACGAAAACTTAACCCAAGTGACAGATGTTAAAGATTATCGTACATTATTTCTGTTATATAATAAAATTGTACAATCCGAATCTATTGCCTTTATTGGTGAACCTTTAAAAGGATTACAGTTGATGGGATTATTGGAAACGCGTTTAATTAATTTTGATAACATCATCATGACTTCTGCCAATGATGAGATTTTACCTTTAGGTCGTCAAAATAATACGTTTATTCCATACGATATTCGAAAAGAAATGGGATTAAATACATTCTCTGAAAATGATGCCATCTATGCTTATCACTTTTACCGATTAATGCAGCGCGCTAAAAAGGTACATTTGGTTTACAATACTGAGGCAGATGGAATGGGATCAGGCGAAAAATCACGCTTTATCGCTCAAATGAAATTTGAAAGTTCACATCAGATCCATGAAAATTTTGCTGCACCAAGTTTTAAAACGCAACCGTTAAAAGATATTGTGATTGAGAAAACACCTCAAACCATGGAAAAACTTTGGACTTGGGCGGATTATGGTATTTCACCTTCTTCCCTATCCACTTACCTTAGAGATCCTTTAGATTTCTATGAGCAACGTGTATTTGGAATCGACGAAGTTGAAGAAGCTGAAGAAATGGTTTCTGCCAAAACTTTAGGAAATATTGTTCATGGCACATTAGAAGAATTATATAAGCCATTTCTTAATCAAATAATGATAGCGAAAGACTTTGATTTGATTCATAAAGTAAAGCACCAAGTGCTTCAGAAATTTTTCAAAGAAGAATACAAAGATGGTCATACCGACCAAGGTCCTAATTATTTGGTGTATAAAATTGCGGAACGAATTGTAAATGGTGTTTTAGATAAAGATAAAAAAACAGCACTAGCATCAGAATTCATACTCTTACAATTGGAAAGTAAATATGAAGTACCATTTCAACTCACAAATGGCAAAATGGTAAAACTTCGTGGAATCATCGACCGTATCGATCAAGTTGACGGACAAATTCGAATCATTGATTATAAAACAGGATATACCAAAGATGTAAAAATCGATTCTGAAAAAGTAAACATGGTATTTGAAGAAAGTGATAAAGCCAAAGAACTCCAATTGTCTTTTTACGCCCATTTATTTTATGGGAATCCAAGCTATAGCTCACGTGAGATTGAACTTTGTATCTATCCCATTAAATTCCCGAAAAAGGAATTATTAAAATTAAAATGGGATAAATCAACCATTATCAATCAATCCATTATCGAATTAACTCATGGCCCATTGAGTAACTTAATTGAGGAAATTTTGAATCCTAGTATACCTTTTCAAAAACGAGAGAAGTAA
- a CDS encoding DUF2071 domain-containing protein, whose product MDFIQNILTTTEHREYPYPNQPWRYYQEWNKALFLHWEVPYEILREMVPKNLNIDTFNGKAYVSIVPFTMENIRPKFLPAVGFISNFHEINVRTYVEHQGKKGVYFLNIEAEKYLSALISKQLSGLPYEKAEIYRTDSKYTSTNLKKNFSLDADFSIGQLITNKTELELWLTERYCLYLTKNNDVYRYDIHHKEWELNEVKMNQLDVKYRIGNLILNNQNYFAHYSKGIKVIAWNKLKI is encoded by the coding sequence ATGGACTTTATACAAAATATTCTTACTACAACTGAACACCGAGAGTATCCTTATCCAAATCAACCTTGGAGATATTATCAAGAATGGAATAAAGCCTTATTTCTACATTGGGAAGTTCCTTATGAAATTCTTCGAGAGATGGTCCCTAAAAATTTAAATATAGATACTTTTAACGGAAAAGCTTACGTATCAATTGTACCATTTACTATGGAAAATATTCGACCAAAATTTTTACCAGCTGTTGGATTTATTTCAAATTTTCATGAAATTAATGTACGAACATATGTTGAGCATCAAGGCAAGAAAGGCGTCTATTTCTTAAATATTGAAGCCGAAAAATACCTTTCTGCTTTAATTTCTAAACAATTATCAGGTTTACCCTATGAAAAAGCCGAGATTTATCGAACAGATTCAAAATATACTTCTACCAACTTAAAAAAGAATTTTAGTTTAGATGCTGATTTTTCTATTGGCCAATTAATCACAAATAAAACAGAATTGGAATTATGGTTAACTGAACGATATTGTCTGTATCTGACGAAAAATAATGACGTATATCGTTACGATATTCATCACAAAGAATGGGAACTAAATGAAGTTAAAATGAATCAATTAGATGTAAAATACAGAATAGGAAATTTAATCCTCAACAATCAAAATTATTTTGCCCATTACTCTAAAGGAATTAAAGTAATAGCATGGAATAAATTAAAAATTTGA
- the kbl gene encoding glycine C-acetyltransferase gives MYSNKFQNYLQTQLNDLEEQGLFKKERIIASPQSAEITLENGKTLLNFCANNYLGLSDNAEVIAASQKMLDDRGYGMSSVRFICGTQDIHKQLEKKIADFLGMEDTILYAAAFDANGGVFEPLFTEEDAIISDELNHASIIDGVRLCKAARYRYKNNNMEDLEAQLIAASEKGHRFKIIVTDGVFSMDGIVANLKGVCDLADKYDALVMVDDSHATGFIGKTGRGTHEHNDVMGRVDIITSTLGKALGGAMGGFTSGKKEVIEMLRQKSRPYLFSNSLAPGIVGAALQVLDMLQQDTSLRDKVMWNADYFRKGMVEAGFDIPDGDAAIVPVMLYDAKLSQVMADKLLDEGVYVIGFFFPVVPRDKARIRVQLSAAHTKEQLDHTIAAFTKVGKELGVIQ, from the coding sequence ATGTATAGCAATAAATTTCAGAACTACTTACAAACCCAATTGAATGATTTAGAAGAACAAGGATTGTTCAAAAAAGAAAGAATCATCGCTTCTCCACAAAGTGCAGAAATCACCTTAGAAAACGGTAAAACATTATTAAATTTTTGTGCCAATAATTATTTAGGATTATCAGATAATGCTGAAGTTATTGCTGCATCACAAAAAATGTTAGATGACCGTGGTTATGGTATGTCATCAGTACGTTTTATTTGTGGTACACAAGATATTCATAAACAATTAGAAAAGAAAATCGCAGATTTCTTAGGCATGGAGGATACTATTCTTTATGCAGCAGCTTTTGATGCTAATGGTGGTGTTTTCGAACCATTATTTACAGAAGAAGATGCAATTATTTCGGATGAGTTAAACCATGCTTCTATTATTGATGGTGTTCGTTTATGTAAAGCTGCACGTTATCGTTATAAAAACAATAATATGGAAGACTTAGAAGCACAATTGATTGCAGCTTCGGAAAAAGGTCATCGTTTTAAAATTATTGTTACCGATGGAGTCTTCTCAATGGATGGAATTGTAGCAAACTTAAAAGGTGTTTGTGATTTAGCTGATAAATATGATGCATTAGTAATGGTTGATGATTCTCACGCCACAGGTTTTATTGGTAAAACAGGTCGTGGAACGCATGAGCATAATGATGTAATGGGACGTGTGGACATTATTACGTCTACATTAGGAAAAGCGTTAGGAGGAGCCATGGGTGGATTTACTTCTGGTAAAAAAGAAGTCATTGAAATGTTACGCCAAAAATCTCGTCCTTATTTATTCTCGAATTCATTAGCACCTGGAATTGTAGGAGCAGCTTTACAAGTATTAGACATGTTACAACAAGATACGTCATTACGTGATAAAGTGATGTGGAACGCAGACTATTTCCGTAAAGGAATGGTTGAAGCTGGATTTGACATTCCAGATGGTGATGCGGCAATTGTACCCGTAATGTTATATGATGCTAAATTATCGCAAGTAATGGCAGACAAATTATTAGATGAAGGTGTGTATGTCATCGGATTCTTTTTCCCTGTTGTACCACGCGATAAAGCACGTATTCGAGTTCAATTATCCGCTGCTCATACAAAAGAACAATTAGATCATACCATTGCAGCTTTTACAAAAGTGGGAAAAGAATTAGGAGTAATTCAATAA
- a CDS encoding DUF5522 domain-containing protein, translated as MVSKFEEGDYYLSPEGFRIFTAQYLKRRGYCCKSGCKHCPYGFDKKTGLIKKKNT; from the coding sequence GTGGTGAGCAAATTTGAAGAAGGAGATTATTATTTATCCCCGGAAGGTTTTCGCATATTTACCGCTCAATATTTGAAGCGGAGAGGGTATTGTTGTAAAAGTGGTTGCAAACATTGTCCTTATGGATTTGACAAGAAAACAGGATTAATTAAAAAGAAAAATACATAA
- a CDS encoding GNAT family N-acetyltransferase, with the protein MFLLIIISLQYYFLARVFKKNKLKTVLTVVGMFVAAVFMFSFAIAILWVMQVFPVELDMKNPNTIALNEYLFEKNIPIIFEIILFLLIGVFYFNFLKRKWTKEVILQQEPIIQEVVETIQKIQMTIPVKTDFYCHFHRVNDSNMHWIPILAKEIWNDCYKDIISQEQIDFMLSSMYDANKIKEALANGDQWEILKADNEPVGYIHYRIEENKLFLSKIYLKQDPKYKGLGQVMMNHVIDYGIQNDLEVIYLTVNKNNQKAIRFYEKNRFQNVKSETFDIGNGFVMDDYIYEKKLK; encoded by the coding sequence GTGTTTTTACTAATTATAATTTCATTACAATATTATTTTTTAGCGCGTGTTTTCAAAAAGAATAAACTAAAGACTGTTTTAACAGTGGTTGGAATGTTTGTCGCAGCGGTTTTTATGTTTTCATTTGCCATAGCCATTTTATGGGTGATGCAAGTATTTCCTGTTGAACTGGATATGAAGAATCCAAACACGATCGCTTTAAACGAATATTTATTTGAAAAAAATATTCCCATCATTTTCGAGATTATCTTGTTCTTATTGATTGGTGTATTTTATTTCAACTTTTTAAAACGTAAATGGACAAAGGAAGTCATCCTACAACAAGAACCGATTATACAAGAAGTTGTTGAAACGATTCAGAAAATACAAATGACGATACCAGTGAAAACTGATTTTTACTGTCATTTTCACCGAGTGAATGATTCCAATATGCATTGGATTCCGATATTGGCAAAGGAAATTTGGAATGATTGCTATAAAGATATCATTTCACAAGAACAGATTGATTTTATGTTAAGCTCTATGTATGATGCGAATAAAATTAAAGAAGCTCTAGCCAATGGTGATCAATGGGAAATTTTAAAAGCGGATAATGAACCGGTGGGTTATATTCATTACCGTATTGAGGAAAATAAATTATTCCTTTCAAAAATTTACTTAAAACAAGATCCGAAATATAAAGGACTTGGGCAGGTCATGATGAATCATGTGATTGATTATGGAATACAAAATGACTTAGAGGTCATCTACTTAACAGTGAATAAAAATAATCAAAAAGCCATTCGATTTTATGAAAAAAATCGTTTCCAAAATGTTAAATCAGAGACATTTGATATTGGAAATGGATTTGTTATGGATGATTATATTTATGAAAAGAAATTAAAATAA
- a CDS encoding glucosaminidase domain-containing protein produces the protein MRIFLFFFSLLTSMTIYAQESRDITYIRKHALYAVQEMHLYKVPASITLAQGLLETGGGQSRLAEHANNHFGIKCKSENECPSHKPRIYHDDDARGECFRSYKNVQESYRDHSEFLALRPYYKALFHLDMKDYKAWAHGLKKAGYATDPSYANKLISRIEKYNLDQFDHISEDEVYAKLYLLYSNEQDKHLARNSSKIISETKRVTERTPNQTTISRTVIKEDKNVQFEEKQTTTITKTSNETRPSITIETRKKNPQLRIKRHPNNIAYVVAEAGETLGTLGKLYKKTPSELAKYNEIKLGSKIKEGQIIFFDKKKPKGSQSTYRANAGDDMYTISQKFGIKISNLYKYNNMNPGDQPKQGQNIYLRSKKG, from the coding sequence ATGAGAATATTCCTATTCTTTTTTAGTCTTTTGACTTCAATGACAATTTATGCGCAAGAAAGTCGCGATATCACGTATATTCGAAAACATGCGTTGTATGCTGTACAAGAAATGCATTTGTACAAAGTTCCGGCTAGCATCACTTTAGCACAAGGTTTATTAGAAACAGGTGGAGGACAAAGCCGATTAGCTGAACATGCCAACAATCATTTTGGAATTAAATGTAAATCCGAGAATGAATGTCCTTCTCATAAACCTCGCATTTATCATGATGATGATGCCCGTGGAGAATGTTTTAGAAGTTACAAAAATGTACAAGAAAGTTACCGAGACCACTCCGAATTTTTAGCATTACGCCCGTATTATAAAGCTTTATTTCATTTGGATATGAAAGATTATAAAGCTTGGGCACATGGATTAAAAAAAGCGGGATATGCAACCGATCCAAGCTATGCGAATAAACTTATCTCTCGCATTGAAAAATACAACCTTGATCAATTTGATCATATTTCGGAAGATGAGGTATATGCTAAATTATATTTGCTTTATTCGAACGAACAAGATAAACATTTAGCAAGAAACTCTTCTAAAATCATTTCTGAAACCAAACGTGTAACAGAAAGAACGCCCAATCAAACTACCATTTCGCGTACAGTTATTAAAGAAGATAAAAATGTACAGTTTGAAGAAAAACAAACAACAACAATAACAAAAACTTCAAACGAGACTCGTCCTTCAATTACCATTGAAACTCGTAAGAAAAATCCTCAATTACGCATCAAACGTCACCCAAATAATATTGCATATGTGGTCGCTGAAGCTGGTGAAACTCTAGGAACATTGGGTAAATTATATAAAAAAACACCTTCTGAATTAGCGAAATACAATGAAATTAAATTAGGGTCTAAAATCAAAGAGGGACAGATTATTTTCTTTGATAAGAAAAAACCTAAGGGTTCTCAAAGTACTTATCGTGCCAATGCAGGAGATGATATGTATACCATTTCCCAAAAATTTGGAATCAAAATTTCAAACTTGTACAAATACAATAATATGAATCCTGGAGATCAACCCAAACAAGGTCAAAACATCTATTTACGCTCCAAAAAAGGATAA
- a CDS encoding 1-aminocyclopropane-1-carboxylate deaminase/D-cysteine desulfhydrase — translation MEWTATKSIIQPIELPLLEKKRIHLSILREDLLHPEISGNKYRKLKYNILHAQSLGYRKILTFGGAFSNHIAATAKAAALNNLEAIGIIRGEELEHRIDENPTLRFARQNGMQFRFISRETYRQKDSMEFVHQLQVDYPDYYIIPEGGTNELAIRGCEEILNEETNSFDYICSAIGTAGTITGIINSKAQNQMVLGFPALKNIDFEAEICKLTSHKGYQIINDYHFGGYAKIKDDLIEWINRFKDHTGISLDPIYTGKMMYGIFDLIQNDYFEFNSSILAIHTGGLQGIEGINQQLIKKNKTIIK, via the coding sequence ATGGAATGGACGGCGACAAAAAGTATTATTCAGCCCATTGAACTGCCTCTTTTAGAAAAGAAAAGAATACACCTCTCAATTTTAAGAGAAGATTTACTACATCCTGAAATTTCTGGAAATAAATACCGAAAACTCAAATACAATATCCTTCATGCTCAATCTTTAGGATATCGTAAAATTTTAACTTTTGGTGGAGCTTTTTCTAACCATATTGCAGCTACAGCAAAAGCGGCTGCACTGAATAATTTAGAAGCAATAGGAATTATACGCGGAGAAGAACTTGAGCATCGCATAGACGAAAATCCAACGTTACGATTTGCTCGCCAAAATGGAATGCAATTTCGTTTTATTTCTCGAGAAACCTACCGGCAAAAAGATTCTATGGAATTCGTACATCAACTTCAAGTGGATTATCCTGATTATTACATTATACCTGAAGGAGGTACAAATGAATTAGCCATAAGAGGTTGTGAAGAGATCCTAAACGAGGAAACCAATTCATTTGATTATATTTGCAGTGCGATTGGTACCGCTGGTACAATTACAGGAATTATTAATTCAAAAGCTCAGAATCAAATGGTTTTGGGATTTCCTGCTTTAAAAAATATTGATTTTGAAGCAGAAATTTGTAAATTAACCTCTCATAAAGGTTATCAAATCATCAATGACTATCATTTTGGAGGATATGCTAAAATAAAAGATGACTTAATCGAATGGATCAATAGATTCAAAGACCATACAGGAATTTCTTTAGACCCAATTTATACCGGTAAAATGATGTATGGCATTTTTGATTTGATCCAAAATGATTATTTCGAATTTAACTCGTCCATCTTAGCTATCCACACGGGTGGTTTACAAGGTATTGAAGGAATCAATCAGCAATTAATTAAAAAAAACAAAACGATTATAAAATGA
- a CDS encoding dicarboxylate/amino acid:cation symporter: MKNNKLFIAIIIALVLGVVLGGFVHYNTSPEFIASFSTNIKILGTVFIRLIQMIIAPLVFSTLVVGIAKMGDMKMVGRVGGRAMGWFITASLMSLLIGLIVVNITQPGVGLDLVPDSSSAEDLLKAKSNLSLQHFVEHMIPKSVFEAFSTNEILQIVVFSIFFGVALAAFGKEGETLTKALDKISHVVLIMVGYVMWTAPLGVLGTIAAAVANYGFGIFALYLKYLAAFTLGILLLWMVLLIVGYFIIGKRLFDLLRHIKAPLLIAFSTTSSEAVFPKLVEELEKFGAQKKIISFTLPLGYSFNLDGSMMYMTFASIFIAQVYGIDMPLEKQLLMLLVLMLTSKGVAGVPRASLIVVVATCSMFGIPPEGIALILPIDHFCDMARSMTNVLGNALSTVAVDKWEGHVAVEQEFIHDDEPKA, encoded by the coding sequence ATGAAAAACAATAAACTTTTCATCGCGATTATCATTGCGCTTGTATTAGGTGTTGTTCTTGGAGGATTCGTCCACTACAATACATCGCCGGAATTTATTGCTTCGTTTTCAACGAACATTAAAATCTTAGGTACAGTTTTTATTCGATTAATTCAGATGATTATTGCTCCTTTAGTTTTTTCTACTTTAGTTGTTGGAATTGCCAAAATGGGTGATATGAAAATGGTAGGACGTGTAGGTGGTCGTGCTATGGGTTGGTTCATTACAGCCTCTTTAATGTCTTTATTAATTGGGTTAATTGTTGTAAATATTACACAACCAGGTGTTGGGCTCGATTTAGTTCCAGATAGCAGCTCAGCCGAAGATTTATTAAAAGCCAAATCAAACTTATCCTTACAACATTTCGTAGAACATATGATTCCGAAATCAGTGTTCGAAGCCTTTTCTACGAATGAAATTTTACAAATTGTTGTTTTCTCTATTTTCTTTGGTGTAGCTCTAGCAGCATTTGGTAAAGAAGGGGAAACTCTTACAAAAGCCTTAGATAAAATTTCACACGTTGTGCTTATCATGGTAGGATACGTGATGTGGACTGCCCCATTAGGAGTTTTAGGTACAATCGCAGCTGCCGTTGCAAACTATGGTTTTGGTATCTTTGCCTTATATCTAAAATATTTAGCAGCTTTCACATTAGGAATTTTGTTGTTATGGATGGTTCTATTGATTGTTGGATATTTTATCATTGGTAAACGTTTATTTGACTTATTACGTCACATTAAAGCACCTTTATTAATTGCCTTCTCTACCACTTCATCTGAAGCCGTATTCCCTAAATTAGTGGAAGAATTAGAGAAATTTGGTGCACAAAAGAAAATTATTTCATTTACATTACCTCTTGGATATTCATTCAATTTAGATGGATCGATGATGTATATGACGTTTGCATCCATCTTCATTGCACAAGTATATGGAATTGATATGCCATTAGAAAAACAATTATTAATGCTATTGGTTTTAATGTTAACTTCTAAAGGAGTTGCAGGTGTACCAAGAGCCTCATTAATTGTAGTAGTTGCAACATGTTCTATGTTCGGAATTCCACCAGAAGGTATTGCATTAATCTTACCGATTGACCACTTCTGTGATATGGCTCGTTCGATGACTAATGTATTAGGAAATGCATTATCTACTGTAGCCGTTGACAAATGGGAAGGTCACGTTGCTGTTGAACAAGAATTTATTCATGATGATGAACCAAAAGCATAA
- a CDS encoding DUF2911 domain-containing protein, whose translation MKGKVTLFTLLMAGFGFAQIQFPQVSSKSEIEQTIGYTKVEVDYFRPNLNQRTAFGGIVPFGQVWRTGANNNTVIQFDTDVLIEGKPLVKGEYSIYTLPLDASWEVYFYKKTDNWGNPKDWNKDLIALTVKVPVQKISEKVESFTIGFDEVTVNNAKMYLAWENTKVALKIDVPTQQIAMQNIQTQLNDQSSARDFYGAANYYYSNQLDLKKAQEWINKAIAKDPKAPQHFIDLKTKIDQDLKKK comes from the coding sequence ATGAAAGGAAAAGTAACATTATTTACTTTATTAATGGCGGGGTTTGGATTTGCACAAATCCAATTTCCACAAGTCAGTTCAAAATCAGAAATCGAACAAACGATTGGATATACGAAAGTTGAGGTTGATTATTTTCGTCCTAACCTTAATCAGCGTACAGCGTTTGGTGGAATCGTTCCTTTTGGTCAAGTATGGAGAACAGGAGCTAATAATAATACGGTTATTCAATTTGATACTGATGTTTTGATTGAAGGAAAACCATTGGTAAAAGGAGAATATTCTATTTATACCTTACCATTAGATGCTTCTTGGGAAGTATACTTTTATAAGAAAACTGATAACTGGGGGAATCCAAAAGATTGGAATAAGGATTTAATTGCATTAACTGTAAAAGTTCCTGTTCAGAAAATTTCTGAAAAAGTAGAAAGTTTTACGATTGGATTTGATGAGGTAACTGTAAACAATGCCAAAATGTATCTTGCTTGGGAAAATACCAAAGTAGCGCTTAAAATTGATGTACCTACACAACAAATTGCTATGCAAAATATTCAGACGCAATTGAACGACCAATCATCTGCTCGGGATTTTTATGGTGCAGCAAATTATTATTATTCAAATCAGTTGGATTTAAAGAAGGCACAAGAATGGATCAATAAAGCCATTGCTAAAGATCCGAAAGCCCCACAGCATTTCATTGATTTAAAAACTAAAATTGATCAAGATTTAAAGAAAAAATAA
- a CDS encoding MerR family transcriptional regulator — MNRFTLNQLSYLSGIPDKTIIFWIKRYNVFSDVTKETANEVKYSVNHLNRLINISTLFHLDKKYALETICHWEDEQLQIKNEIELMGNLISKKLNEDVINQLVSSSLTYNEKRFNLIIDTALKKLTLSDFYNFIIYPFLLRIYDMFQGSDEKPVQFYYMKNLLKRKFYHLINLEASVVDKKCKVLLFLPENEFNEIGILFANLLLKQNGFETYYIGFNQNERTIKQAILDLKPDLLLTYLPTNENIKSYTEAFDYLADHLENLLVLATPKNMKYIKTNKGLKADSVEGLNQILEQIEHKKTELA, encoded by the coding sequence ATGAATCGGTTTACTTTGAATCAATTGAGTTATTTATCGGGAATTCCTGATAAAACCATTATTTTTTGGATTAAACGTTATAACGTATTTTCTGACGTAACAAAAGAAACAGCCAATGAAGTTAAGTATTCAGTCAATCATCTGAATCGTTTAATTAATATTTCTACGCTTTTCCATTTGGATAAAAAATACGCCTTAGAAACCATTTGTCATTGGGAAGATGAGCAATTGCAAATCAAAAATGAAATTGAATTAATGGGAAATTTAATTTCGAAGAAGTTAAACGAAGATGTAATCAATCAATTGGTATCATCCTCTTTAACTTATAATGAAAAACGATTTAATCTCATTATAGACACCGCGTTAAAAAAGTTAACGCTTTCTGATTTTTACAATTTCATTATATATCCATTCCTTTTACGAATCTATGATATGTTTCAAGGATCGGATGAAAAGCCCGTACAATTTTATTACATGAAAAATTTACTGAAACGTAAATTTTATCATCTAATTAATTTAGAAGCCTCAGTTGTTGATAAAAAATGCAAGGTTCTACTCTTCTTACCTGAAAATGAATTCAATGAAATCGGAATTTTATTTGCCAATTTATTGTTGAAACAAAATGGATTTGAAACCTATTATATCGGTTTTAATCAAAATGAACGCACCATAAAACAAGCAATTCTGGATTTAAAGCCAGATTTACTTTTAACCTATTTACCTACAAACGAAAATATTAAAAGTTATACTGAAGCCTTTGATTATCTTGCTGATCATCTTGAAAATTTATTGGTGTTAGCCACCCCAAAAAATATGAAATACATCAAAACAAATAAAGGTTTGAAAGCTGATTCAGTTGAAGGTTTGAATCAAATCTTAGAACAAATTGAACATAAAAAAACGGAACTTGCATAA